The segment ACCAATAGAGGGAGCGGTAACTATTCTCTCAACGAAATATGCAAAGGAATTGATTTCCTTCCAGTAGCACAGAAGGAATTTATCCATACAAATATCATCATAGAGAAAAGCAGTACAAAATGATACACATTGCCATCAGCTGCTATAAGAGCTTGAATATATAGATGAAAGTATGGTTATACTATTTCTGCAGCCAAAATAAAAACCTTAATGATACCAACACAAAATACAATGGAATTGTGGAATAAAAATATGCGGTAACTTTAAAACAGCCATCTACTCCTGGTGACAAACAGCCATCTACATCTGGAGTATGTAGCAAGAGACGAGTATGATCACGAGTTTACTTTGTCTGTACAGCACAGATAAGTGACACCTGGTGAGCAATGCCATCGGGTGAACACAGAAGTCAGCAGCTGacttcatttagatgttaacaTTTTAGTGGTAATAAAATAAAGAGCTCATTTTGATTCCTGCATCCTGAAGTTTTTGCCCATGTTCTATCGCCACTGTCCCTTGGTGAGACAAATGAAAACAATGGAAGGTTAATAATCTGGAATAGATGCAAAGGTGTACCCTGGTGCTCCTCTCGAGGAATAGTAAGCAACTCGAGTCTCATAAAAACCTACAAAACAATGTCAGAACAATATAATCCTTCTCGCTAAATGGATACAATAGTAGAGATGTCTGTCTACTATCTACAATAATAACAAAGGACATAATTTTACACTAATGCACATTTAAATAGATTTCATATCCAAAGAGATTCTGTTTCCAGTATGgcactccctccgttccatattataagGCGTTTTgggtttgtcctaagtcaaacttcttcaaatttgatcaagtttataaaaaaatgtagcaaCATTTCCAACAAACTACACTAAAATAAATACTTTTGAACAAAGTCATGGAAAATGATCAATTAATAATTGGGGAAAATTTTTCATTGAGAAGATGAAAAAATTTCCATAATAACGTGAAAATGTAAGGTAAGAACATTAACATACCAGGAAGGAAGGCAAGGATGCCCAGGAACAAGAGACCATATGCCTGAGAGTTATCCCCCTCCATGTGACCTGTGAATATAAAATATGACAGGAAGAGAAGCGAACAtcctaggaggaggaggaatagtGCCAGGGCAATTGACTTCCACGGGATTTTTCTGAGGGATTTTGGGGTGTAAGTGAACCGAAGGTCAACATCATCAGTAAGATTGCTGTCATCCCTGTCCTCTGTAGGAAGTGGAGCATACCCCCGAACATTGCGTCTAGACGCCATAGTGCAGTGTC is part of the Oryza glaberrima chromosome 12, OglaRS2, whole genome shotgun sequence genome and harbors:
- the LOC127756817 gene encoding uncharacterized protein LOC127756817 codes for the protein MASRRNVRGYAPLPTEDRDDSNLTDDVDLRFTYTPKSLRKIPWKSIALALFLLLLGCSLLFLSYFIFTGHMEGDNSQAYGLLFLGILAFLPGFYETRVAYYSSRGAPGYTFASIPDY